The following coding sequences lie in one Vitis vinifera cultivar Pinot Noir 40024 chromosome 19, ASM3070453v1 genomic window:
- the LOC100260596 gene encoding uncharacterized protein LOC100260596, translating to MGSAAFFLTCSLHSVIALTCGALMMFYTNEIFVFGHGPEIARKLQGSTPHDQLLIRTSDSFSGLLLFAIGFLLFMVAFVKDREFQSFFAKGCVTLHVFMALWRIYFERKLEDLAWDWPKQVVGDIVLALSWVFLVVYSWREKYD from the coding sequence ATGGGATCAGCTGCTTTCTTCCTCACATGCAGTCTCCATTCTGTGATAGCTCTCACTTGTGGAGCTCTAATGATGTTCTACACAAACGAAATCTTTGTGTTTGGGCATGGCCCTGAGATTGCCCGGAAGCTTCAGGGCTCCACACCCCATGACCAGCTCTTAATCCGAACCTCGGATTCATTCTCTGGATTGCTTTTATTCGCCATTGGGTTCCTCCTTTTCATGGTGGCCTTTGTCAAGGACAGAGAGTTTCAGAGCTTCTTCGCCAAGGGCTGCGTCACTCTTCATGTTTTCATGGCTTTGTGGAGAATTTACTTTGAGAGAAAGCTTGAAGATCTGGCCTGGGACTGGCCAAAGCAGGTTGTGGGAGACATTGTTCTGGCCCTTTCATGGGTTTTCCTGGTTGTATACTCTTGGAGGGAGAAGTATGATTAG
- the LOC100243494 gene encoding vesicle-fusing ATPase: MAGRSGHDSSMIVTNTPARDLVHTNFAYCSPSDLRKFAVHGSNLALASVGDSCVLSISAHESIPNGHIALNAIQRRHARVSTGDSVSVSRFIPPDDFNLALLTLELEFVKKGTKDEQIDAVQLSQQLRKRFINQVMTTGQRVTFEYHGNGYIFTVNQAVIEGQEKSKGIERGIIAAETYIIFEAPNSSGIKIVNQREAASSNIFRQKEFNLQSLGIGGLSAEFADIFRRAFASRVFPSHVTSRLGIKHVKGMLLYGPPGTGKTLMARQIGKMLNGREPKIVNGPEVLSKFVGETEKNVRDLFADAENDQRTRGDQSDLHVIIFDEIDAICKSRGSTRDGTGVHDSIVNQLLTKIDGVESLNNVLLIGMTNRKDLLDEALLRPGRLEVQVEISLPDENGRLQILQIHTNKMKENSFLAPDVNLQELAARTKNYSGAELEGVVKSAVSFALNRQLSMDDLTKPVDEESIKVTMEDFLNALQEIIPAFGASTDDLERCRVNGMAECGSRHEHIYQRAMLLVEQVKVSKGSPLITCLLEGPSGSGKTSLAATVGIDSDFPYVKIISAESMIGLSESSKCARIVKVFEDAYKSQLSIIVLDDIERLIEYVAIGPRFSNIISQTLLVLIKRLPPKGKNVLVIGTTSEVSFLDSVGIRDAFSVTYHVPTLKTEDAKKVLQQLNVFSDDDIDSAAEALNDMPIKKLYMLIEMAAQGEHGGEAEAIYSGKEKIAISHFFDCLQDMIRY, translated from the exons ATGGCCGGGAGATCAGGCCACGATTCCTCCATGATCGTCACCAACACCCCAGCTAGAGATCTCGTCCACACCAATTTCGCCTACTGCTCCCCCTCCGATCTCCGCAAGTTCGCCGTTCATGGATCCAATCTCGCTCTCGCATCGGTTGGGGATTCATGCGTTCTTTCTATTTC TGCCCATGAGAGCATTCCTAATGGTCATATTGCTCTTAATGCTATCCAACGTCGCCATGCGAGAGTTTCTACGGGGGACTCAGTATCTGTGAGCAG ATTTATCCCACCTGATGACTTCAACCTAGCATTGCTCACTCTGGAGTTGGAGTTTGTGAAAAAAGGGACTAAAGATGAACAG ATTGATGCTGTTCAGTTGTCTCAGCAACTTAGGAAGAGATTTATTAACCAG GTTATGACAACAGGACAGAGGGTAACATTTGAGTATCATGGCAATGGTTATATTTTCACAGTTAATCAGGCGGTCATAGAAGggcaagaaaaatcaaaaggtATTGAAAGAGGGATAATTGCAGCTGAAACGTATATTATTTTTGAAGCACCAAATTCCAGTGGAATAAAG ATTGTGAACCAGCGGGAGGCTGCTAGTAGCAACATCTTTAGGCAGAAAGAGTTTAATCTCCAGTCACTCGGTATAGGTGGTCTAAGTGCAGAGTTTGCGGATATATTTCGAAGAGCTTTTGCCTCTAGAGTTTTTCCTTCCCATGTGACCAGCAG ACTAGGCATCAAGCATGTCAAGGGAATGCTGCTTTATGGACCTCCTGGTACTGGGAAGACACTAATGGCTCGCCAGATTGGAAAGATGTTAAATGGCAGGGAACCAAAG ATTGTGAATGGGCCTGAAGTGCTAAGTAAGTTTGTTGGTGAAACTGAGAAGAATGTTAGAGATTTATTTGCTGATGCCGAGAATGACCAAAGAACTCGCG GTGATCAAAGTGACTTGCATGTTATCATTTTTGATGAAATTGATGCAATTTGTAAG TCAAGAGGTTCCACTAGAGATGGTACTGGGGTTCATGATAGCATTGTTAACCAGCTCCTTACAAAG ATAGATGGTGTCGAGTCTTTGAATAACGTTTTGCTCATCGGAATGACTAACAGAAAGGATTTGCTGGATGAAGCACTTCTGAG GCCTGGACGTTTGGAGGTTCAAGTGGAGATAAGCCTCCCTGATGAGAATGGTCGTTTAcaaattcttcaaattcatacaaacaaaatgaaagaaaattctttTCTCGCTCCAGATGTGAACTTGCAAGAGCTTG CTGCTCGGACAAAGAACTATAGTGGGGCAGAGCTTGAAGGCGTTGTAAAAAGTGCAGTATCATTTGCTTTGAATCGGCAACTAAGCATGGATGATCTTACTAAGCCAGTGGATGAGGAGAGTATAAAAGTCACCATGGAGGATTTTCTGAATGCCCTCCAAGAGATTATTCCTGCATTTGGAGCCTCCACAGATGACCTTGAACGGTGCAG AGTTAATGGCATGGCTGAATGTGGGTCACGACATGAGCACATATATCAAAGAGCCATGCTGTTGGTGGAGCAAGTAAAAGTGAGCAAAGGAAGCCCACTTATTACCTGTCTTCTGGAAGGCCCAAGTGGCAG TGGTAAGACTTCACTGGCAGCTACTGTTGGTATTGACAGTGATTTCCCCTATGTCAAGATT ATTTCTGCAGAATCAATGATTGGCCTTAGCGAAAGCAGTAAATGTGCAAGGATTGTCAAG GTATTTGAGGATGCTTATAAGTCACAATTAAGCATTATTGTTCTTGATGACATTGAAAG GTTAATAGAGTATGTTGCAATCGGTCCtcgtttttcaaatataatttctcAAACACTGTTGGTCCTCATCAAGCGGCTTCCTCCAAAG GGCAAAAACGTGTTAGTGATCGGGACAACAAGCGAAGTGTCTTTCTTAGATTCAGTTGGCATTCGTGATGCTTTCTCTGTCACATACCATGTTCCAACATTAAAGACAGAAGATGCTAAAAAG GTGTTACAACAGCTAAATGTTTTCTCAGATGATGACATCGATTCTGCTGCAGAGGCCCTGAATGAT ATGCCAATCAAGAAACTGTACATGTTAATTGAAATGGCCGCCCAGGGAGAACATGGTGGGGAGGCTGAGGCCATTTATTCAGGCAAAGAAAAAATCGCAATCTCTCATTTCTTTGATTGCCTTCAAGACATGATCCGATATTAG